In Acidobacteriota bacterium, a single window of DNA contains:
- a CDS encoding Gfo/Idh/MocA family oxidoreductase: MYRMAIIGVGMISTKAMIPGINQAKTAELTALGTSSPEKAEALSAKHGVARCYPNYQELLEDPGIDGVYIGLPNHLHKEWTLKALAHGKHVLCDKPLGMDLAEAREMEAAARAAGRVLMEGFMYRFHPQHALVKKLIRKGSIGRVFLFEAHFHYFMEDPDNIRLKRETGGGGLYDVGCYGINSARYILGAEPRSVSGTWRLGADTGVDEFCHFTLRFDGGPVATVTCGTHLPREQGYSVYGDRGIIKAPQGYVPAPHKRVHVTVIDQDGKHEVHRVRGVNQYADEVDAFVAACGGTADDRIEAGVENMAVLDAVRKACQSGAVESCSASS; encoded by the coding sequence ATGTACAGGATGGCCATCATCGGCGTGGGGATGATATCCACCAAGGCCATGATCCCGGGGATCAACCAAGCCAAGACGGCCGAGCTGACGGCTCTGGGGACCAGCTCCCCGGAGAAGGCGGAAGCGCTCTCCGCCAAGCACGGCGTCGCCCGCTGCTATCCCAACTACCAGGAGCTTCTGGAGGATCCCGGCATCGACGGTGTCTACATCGGTCTCCCCAACCATCTCCACAAGGAGTGGACCCTGAAGGCGTTGGCGCACGGAAAGCATGTCCTTTGCGACAAGCCTCTGGGGATGGACCTGGCGGAAGCGCGGGAGATGGAGGCGGCCGCCCGAGCGGCGGGCCGGGTGCTGATGGAGGGGTTCATGTACCGCTTCCATCCGCAGCATGCCCTGGTGAAGAAGCTGATCCGGAAGGGTTCCATCGGGCGCGTGTTCCTTTTCGAAGCCCACTTCCACTACTTCATGGAAGATCCGGACAACATTCGCCTGAAACGAGAGACCGGCGGGGGAGGCCTCTACGACGTGGGTTGCTACGGGATCAACAGCGCCCGGTACATCCTTGGCGCCGAACCCCGATCCGTTTCCGGCACCTGGCGGTTGGGGGCCGACACCGGAGTCGACGAGTTCTGTCACTTCACCCTGCGGTTCGACGGCGGCCCGGTGGCCACCGTTACCTGCGGGACCCATCTTCCCCGGGAGCAGGGGTACAGCGTCTACGGTGACCGGGGAATCATCAAGGCGCCCCAGGGCTACGTACCCGCGCCTCACAAGCGGGTCCACGTGACGGTCATCGACCAGGATGGCAAACACGAGGTGCACCGGGTCCGTGGCGTCAACCAGTATGCCGACGAGGTCGACGCCTTCGTCGCCGCTTGCGGCGGCACGGCGGACGACAGGATCGAGGCGGGCGTCGAGAACATGGCCGTGCTGGACGCGGTGCGGAAGGCTTGCCAATCGGGGGCCGTCGAGAGTTGCAGCGCATCCTCCTGA